Within the bacterium genome, the region GTTCGATATTTTTAGCTCGGTCTCCTTCATTGGAGCCAAATGATATAAAGGAGTCAACAGTCATGGGGCATTAGTCATTGGTCATCAGGTCATTTCCTGCTGACTATGGCGAACAATCTCTATGGCTACATAATCTACCAGACCGGCCAGAGGTACCTGGGGCTTTTTAATCCTGACCAATACTTCCTGAACCGGGAATTGTTTCAGGATAGCCGAGGCAATATCTTCAGCCAAGGCCTCTAATAACCGGTATTTCTTATCCCTCTCCACTTCCTTGACCAGCCAATATACCTTCTGATAATCAATAGTATCTTCCAGTCTGTCTGATCGACCAGCCAGGGAAAGATCGGCTTTGATCTCCACGTCAAGGTGAAACTTTTGACCTAACTCACGTTCTGCCTCACTCGTTCCGTGGTAGCCGTAAAAGACTATACCGCTAATAATTATCTTGTCCATATCACATCAGCCAATAGCCATTAGCCTGTTGCCTTTTTCTACCACCACTGTTCTCTCTTAATCCGTTCTACGGCTTCGGCTATTCGGTCCTCGTCCAGGGTAAGGGCTATCCGAATATAGCCTTCTCCATGGCTTCCAAAACCTACCCCTGGCGTAGCTACTATGCCGCACCTTTTCAAAAGATCAGCACAAAAAGTAGTTGAATCAATATCAAAGGGCACTCTAATCCAAACATAAAAAGCCCCAGAGGTGTTGGCTACTGACCATCCAAGCTGACGCAACCCCTCTACCAGGACATTACGTCTACCTTGATAAAGTTTCCTCATCGATTCAACACAGTCCTGAGGGCCGGTTAGCGCTGCTATCGCCGCCTCCTGGACAGCCTGAAAGACCCCTGAATCTAAATTGCTTTTGATATTAGTAAGTCCTTTAACCAAATCCTTATTGCCGATAGCAAAACCAATCCGCCAGCCGGTCATATTGTAGGTCTTGGAAAGAGAGTGAAACTCAAGGCCTACTTCAAAGGCACCGTCCACCTCCATAAGGCTGGTGGGCTTATTATCTTCAGAATAAAGCTCTGAATAAGCTGCATCGTGACAAACAACGATTTCATACCTCTGGGCTATTTCAACTACCTGTTTAAAAAA harbors:
- the folB gene encoding dihydroneopterin aldolase, which codes for MDKIIISGIVFYGYHGTSEAERELGQKFHLDVEIKADLSLAGRSDRLEDTIDYQKVYWLVKEVERDKKYRLLEALAEDIASAILKQFPVQEVLVRIKKPQVPLAGLVDYVAIEIVRHSQQEMT
- a CDS encoding LL-diaminopimelate aminotransferase, coding for MKITPANRLRCLPPYPFFEIDKARAKARAEGVDIIDLGIGDPDKPTPAHIVKAMEKAVLKPENYQYPSTEGKIEFRRTVAVWCKQRFNLDLDPDTQILSLMGSKEGIGHIPLAFVEPGEVVLVPSPGYPVYEPATIFAGGIPHLMPIREENNFLPVLEDIPESVLEKAKLIFINYPNNPTGATAPASFFKQVVEIAQRYEIVVCHDAAYSELYSEDNKPTSLMEVDGAFEVGLEFHSLSKTYNMTGWRIGFAIGNKDLVKGLTNIKSNLDSGVFQAVQEAAIAALTGPQDCVESMRKLYQGRRNVLVEGLRQLGWSVANTSGAFYVWIRVPFDIDSTTFCADLLKRCGIVATPGVGFGSHGEGYIRIALTLDEDRIAEAVERIKREQWW